TCACCACGTTGAAGTCAAAATCGCCTTCCGGCGTGATATAGCCTACCGCTCCGGAGTAGAGCCCACGGCGGCTTTGCTCATATTCTTCTATCAGCTGCATGACGCGGATTTTGGGAGCGCCGGTCATGGAACCCATGGGGAACGTATGTTTGAGGATGTCGGTCAACTGTGTGCCGGGGGCCGTTTCTGCCGCCACGGTAGAAATCATCTGATGCACCTGTGCAAAGGAATAGATACCGCACAGTTCTTTTACGTGTACACTACCCCGTAAGGCGGTATGTGACAAGTCGTTGCGTACGAGGTCTACCACCATAATGTTTTCCGCCCTTTCTTTGGGGTTGTTGCGCAACGCCTCCTGCAATGCCTTGTCCTGTACCGGGTCAGCGTGCTTTCTGCTGGTGCCTTTGATAGGTTGAGAGATAACGGTATTACCTGTTTTCTGCAGATATCTTTCAGGGCTGGAGCTGATCAGGTAACGGTCATGTAAACGGTAGTAAGCCGCAAACGGTGCGGGTGACAGGGCATTTAGCTGCGAGAATAACGCAGGCGGATAAACGCTGGCATTTTCCATGAAGTTTTCCCGGCAGAAGTTGACCTCGTAGCAATCGCCGCGGAGGATGTGCGCCTGTATGCCTTTCACGGCGCTGATGTAGCGGTCATGGTCCAGATGGGCCCGTAAGGCAGTTAACCGGGGCGCCGCGGGCACATTAACGGTGACGGGCATACGAAGGCAGTCCCGGTAAACAGCCAGGGCATCTTCTATGGAGAAGTGAATGCCGCCGATATGGACCTGATTGTTTTTCAGGAGGAGGATGACCCGGGGCTGGAAGAAATGCATGTCCGGGAATCCGGTACCATCGGGGTTTTCAGAACGCAGGCCGGGGGCCGTTTCATTTTTGAGATCGTAGGCAAGGTGACCGAAGAGCCAGTCGCGATGGGTGGCATAGAATTGTTCCAGCGCGGAAAAGGCGTTACCGGCAGCGGCTTCCAGTGTTTGCACCGCATCAGCGGCCAGCAGCGCTTCAAAACGATGATAAGCAGATGGATAATTATTATTATCCAATAAACAACAAATGTTGAACTGGTTGGCCCAATTCAACATTTGTTGTTTAAATACTTTCTGATCGTTGACCG
The Chitinophaga varians genome window above contains:
- a CDS encoding anthranilate synthase component I family protein, whose translation is MDNNNYPSAYHRFEALLAADAVQTLEAAAGNAFSALEQFYATHRDWLFGHLAYDLKNETAPGLRSENPDGTGFPDMHFFQPRVILLLKNNQVHIGGIHFSIEDALAVYRDCLRMPVTVNVPAAPRLTALRAHLDHDRYISAVKGIQAHILRGDCYEVNFCRENFMENASVYPPALFSQLNALSPAPFAAYYRLHDRYLISSSPERYLQKTGNTVISQPIKGTSRKHADPVQDKALQEALRNNPKERAENIMVVDLVRNDLSHTALRGSVHVKELCGIYSFAQVHQMISTVAAETAPGTQLTDILKHTFPMGSMTGAPKIRVMQLIEEYEQSRRGLYSGAVGYITPEGDFDFNVVIRSIIYNDTRQYLSFQTGSAVTFYSDPELEWEECLLKAAAMVRLFE